From the Roseiconus lacunae genome, one window contains:
- a CDS encoding PVC-type heme-binding CxxCH protein, translating into MKRLIAWFATIPLAILISPLGGFISPCDVSAETGAATSGTATQPKLELTKGTKLVAVGSSLGERMNLYGYFETDLHLAHSDKQIQFRNFCWPADEVSVRQRPSNYTDIDDPLAVFAPQAYLCFFGTNESYRGADRASVEQFVKDYRAYLKETNAKHSGGDAQFVLISPAAFESTGNPLHPDANTRNQALKQYRDAIESLAKELAVPFVDLFTDTESAFAQSPGMQYTINGLHLNEQGDKLIAKLLREALFSNATPTTGADSDGIDAEVIRHWVNDKSWLHLQDYRMLNGWYVYGGRRTWDTETFPSEYRKIRKMVAVRDQYIWDLAENKSVPNVPDDSTTGDVVIPETMFGTRDDNFRKYREPKSLEYPTPEESIEMMTVPDGMEVKLFASEREFPELANPNQLAFDAKGRLWVSCMPNYPQWQPGAAPPSDRLLIFEDTDGDGKADKCKTFYDKLICPTGFEFYDGGVLVVDEPRILFLKDTDGDDKADEVIQLIDGIATDDTHHTMGAWEFSHGGYLHMLEGIALSTTLETPWGPFRNKGTGGAYVYDPISGKFLHYRTPGYGNPWCLVFDQWGNGIVGDGTNAKQHWISPLFGKEVNTRKTLTPVFDNQGMRPAVGNEFLLSRHLPDEVQGQFIYACVINMHGMPRFNLRAQEEQAGYEGERVDDLLSSTDMIFRPVDPKIGPDGAVWFGDWCNALIGHMQYSQRDPNRDHTHGRVYRLVNKHKPLLSKADLTEMSEARLLEELLVPELRTRYRVRRVLRERDKAAVLSAIKSWIAETSDPMQLCEAMWIQESFRQVDTDLLDRILGSDEPLARAAAIHTITNEIERIETAHDYLAEATSDSHPRVRLEAVRGISFLDTPDALELALSVVDHPMDYWLAYTLEHTLYALEPMWSGKEKGAGFLANSSESARAFFSRFRKINGPGGAAVLPLEIAEDVDASDADRNRAIGTLAGLRGGNARRGEAVYKQVCSACHKIGDLGKPFGPELTHVGSRLNKSQIIQSVLMPNAEISKGFETVNILTVDGDTFNGFVIAKDEQKVTLGIADGKQKEILLDDIEIEKPMKASSMPEGLAKQIAPIEFLDLIEYLVSRTNVSQVRNDGWIGASYHEPPKLRSHQGHPELTSDAMVRLGQQFRNSDWNRDPHLLFTPVGRKDFDFAFHSEHDVESPAVTIRLSQPSHIKHLKLVNRRNGQFYERAEGLTVWASMDGETFEKVWTAESMKGEWMIDFPSGIDAQFIRIGLDGKGTFHLYQIVAFGEPLK; encoded by the coding sequence ATGAAGCGTTTGATTGCTTGGTTCGCCACGATTCCGCTGGCTATCTTAATTTCGCCATTGGGCGGATTCATTTCGCCGTGCGATGTGTCCGCAGAAACGGGAGCCGCGACGTCGGGAACTGCGACGCAGCCAAAACTCGAATTGACCAAAGGTACCAAATTGGTTGCCGTCGGTAGTTCGCTCGGCGAGCGAATGAATTTGTACGGTTACTTTGAAACCGATCTACATTTGGCGCATTCGGACAAGCAGATTCAATTTCGCAATTTCTGCTGGCCTGCCGACGAAGTTTCTGTTCGCCAGCGTCCTAGCAACTACACCGATATCGATGACCCACTCGCCGTCTTTGCTCCCCAGGCGTACTTGTGTTTCTTTGGGACGAATGAATCTTACCGAGGGGCCGACCGAGCATCGGTCGAACAATTTGTCAAAGACTACCGGGCCTACCTGAAGGAAACGAATGCGAAGCATTCCGGCGGTGACGCCCAGTTCGTTTTGATCAGCCCGGCGGCATTCGAATCGACCGGGAACCCGTTGCACCCCGACGCCAACACTCGAAACCAAGCCCTAAAGCAGTACCGAGACGCGATCGAATCGTTGGCAAAGGAACTTGCCGTTCCGTTTGTCGATCTATTCACGGATACCGAATCCGCCTTCGCACAATCGCCGGGAATGCAATACACGATCAACGGATTGCACCTCAACGAACAAGGCGACAAGTTGATCGCGAAGCTGCTTCGCGAAGCCTTGTTCTCAAACGCAACGCCCACGACCGGTGCTGACTCTGATGGGATCGACGCGGAGGTAATTCGTCACTGGGTCAACGACAAGTCATGGTTGCATTTGCAAGACTATCGCATGCTAAATGGCTGGTACGTTTACGGTGGCCGTCGAACTTGGGATACCGAAACCTTCCCCAGCGAGTATCGAAAGATCCGCAAGATGGTTGCCGTTCGTGATCAGTACATTTGGGATTTGGCTGAAAACAAATCCGTCCCCAACGTTCCCGATGATTCCACGACCGGTGACGTAGTAATCCCGGAAACCATGTTCGGGACTCGCGACGATAACTTCCGAAAGTATCGCGAACCTAAATCGCTGGAGTACCCGACACCGGAAGAGTCAATCGAAATGATGACCGTTCCCGATGGAATGGAAGTCAAGCTGTTTGCATCCGAACGTGAGTTCCCCGAACTTGCCAACCCCAACCAGCTTGCGTTCGACGCCAAAGGCCGCTTGTGGGTCTCCTGCATGCCCAACTATCCGCAATGGCAACCCGGCGCGGCGCCGCCGAGCGACCGATTGTTAATTTTTGAAGACACCGACGGCGACGGAAAAGCAGACAAGTGCAAGACGTTTTACGACAAGTTGATCTGCCCGACCGGCTTTGAGTTCTACGACGGCGGAGTCTTGGTCGTCGATGAGCCCCGGATCTTATTTTTGAAAGACACCGACGGTGATGACAAAGCCGACGAGGTCATTCAATTAATCGATGGAATCGCCACCGATGATACCCACCATACGATGGGCGCTTGGGAGTTTTCGCACGGCGGTTACTTGCACATGCTCGAAGGGATCGCCCTGTCGACGACGCTAGAAACCCCGTGGGGACCGTTTCGTAATAAAGGTACCGGCGGTGCCTACGTTTACGACCCGATCAGTGGCAAGTTTCTGCACTATCGCACCCCCGGCTATGGTAACCCGTGGTGCTTGGTGTTTGATCAGTGGGGGAATGGAATCGTCGGTGACGGTACGAACGCGAAACAGCACTGGATTTCGCCGCTGTTCGGCAAGGAAGTCAACACCCGAAAAACACTCACACCGGTGTTCGACAATCAAGGGATGCGGCCTGCCGTTGGAAACGAGTTCCTGCTGTCGCGACATCTGCCCGACGAAGTTCAAGGGCAGTTCATTTATGCCTGCGTCATCAACATGCACGGAATGCCGCGTTTCAATTTGCGTGCCCAAGAAGAACAGGCTGGTTACGAAGGCGAGCGGGTTGACGACCTACTTTCTTCGACCGACATGATCTTTCGTCCCGTCGACCCTAAAATTGGTCCCGACGGGGCTGTTTGGTTTGGGGATTGGTGCAATGCCTTGATCGGACACATGCAATATTCACAACGTGACCCCAACCGTGACCACACACACGGTCGCGTCTACCGACTGGTAAATAAGCACAAGCCGCTGTTATCAAAGGCCGACCTGACCGAGATGAGCGAAGCTCGGTTGCTGGAAGAACTGTTGGTTCCGGAACTTCGAACACGGTATCGCGTACGACGTGTGCTACGCGAACGCGACAAAGCAGCGGTTTTGTCGGCGATCAAGTCATGGATTGCCGAGACCAGCGACCCAATGCAGTTGTGCGAAGCGATGTGGATCCAAGAGAGCTTTCGCCAAGTCGACACCGATTTGCTCGACCGAATCCTGGGTAGCGATGAACCACTCGCCCGCGCGGCAGCGATCCACACGATCACCAACGAAATCGAACGTATCGAAACGGCGCATGACTACTTAGCCGAAGCAACCAGCGATTCCCACCCCCGCGTCCGTCTGGAAGCGGTTCGCGGAATTAGTTTCCTGGACACGCCCGACGCGCTCGAATTGGCACTCAGTGTGGTCGATCACCCAATGGATTATTGGTTAGCCTACACGCTCGAACATACCCTTTATGCTCTCGAACCGATGTGGAGCGGCAAAGAAAAGGGAGCGGGATTTCTGGCCAACAGCTCGGAATCTGCGAGAGCCTTCTTCTCGCGTTTCCGCAAGATCAATGGCCCCGGCGGCGCCGCGGTTTTACCGCTCGAAATCGCCGAAGATGTCGACGCTTCGGACGCCGATCGCAATCGAGCAATCGGAACACTCGCAGGGTTACGCGGTGGAAATGCGCGGCGTGGCGAGGCCGTGTACAAACAAGTCTGCTCGGCTTGTCATAAGATCGGTGACCTGGGCAAACCGTTCGGTCCCGAACTCACCCATGTGGGTTCGCGACTGAATAAATCTCAGATCATTCAATCGGTGCTAATGCCCAACGCGGAGATCAGCAAGGGCTTTGAAACGGTCAACATTCTGACCGTCGATGGCGATACATTCAACGGATTCGTCATCGCCAAAGACGAGCAAAAAGTGACCTTGGGGATTGCCGACGGTAAGCAAAAAGAGATCTTGCTAGACGACATCGAAATCGAAAAACCGATGAAAGCAAGTTCAATGCCCGAGGGCTTGGCCAAGCAGATCGCTCCGATCGAGTTCTTGGATTTGATCGAGTACCTTGTCAGCCGAACCAATGTCTCTCAAGTCCGCAATGACGGCTGGATCGGCGCGTCCTATCATGAACCGCCGAAGCTGCGCTCGCACCAAGGTCATCCGGAACTAACTTCCGATGCGATGGTCCGCTTGGGCCAGCAGTTCAGAAACTCGGATTGGAATCGCGACCCGCATTTGCTGTTTACACCGGTCGGCCGAAAAGACTTTGATTTCGCGTTTCATTCCGAGCATGACGT
- a CDS encoding YdcF family protein, whose protein sequence is MNLPLSTDPSSPSSDSSGSDQTHRGTDSVSGCGWKRSLLPAILVAGGLSVTVVGWTWALGGRALAERVITDLAMPVGQLWLLMLIGAITAYRCQHKGVAATCAFVFLFVSTIFNPMVSGAFYEMTELIPESDPVEALDRPLDTVVLLGGYARRNQFDRVEVSPDGHRLVTTAQLWHSGMTKSIICTGSAHIGNNHPSIIGPQLLRSIGVPGEIILGIPGENTFQEIESLEAFLEDPPQQWLDLVDAKNPRIGLVTSAYHMKRALRLAKTRDIEFIPIPCGFNASNDGWTPRMLVPSAGAGQNMAIVCKTFLAYLVGR, encoded by the coding sequence ATGAACCTACCGTTGTCCACCGACCCTTCGAGCCCTTCGAGTGATTCATCCGGCAGCGACCAAACGCACCGAGGCACGGATTCCGTGTCCGGATGCGGATGGAAGCGAAGTTTACTTCCTGCGATCCTGGTTGCCGGCGGCTTGTCGGTGACAGTCGTCGGCTGGACCTGGGCCCTCGGCGGTCGGGCTTTAGCCGAACGTGTGATCACGGACCTAGCGATGCCTGTCGGGCAACTTTGGCTGCTCATGCTGATCGGAGCAATCACGGCGTACCGCTGTCAACACAAGGGGGTCGCGGCGACGTGCGCGTTCGTGTTTCTATTTGTCAGCACTATTTTCAATCCGATGGTATCAGGGGCCTTCTATGAAATGACTGAACTGATTCCTGAAAGCGATCCCGTCGAAGCCCTCGATCGACCGCTCGATACGGTCGTCTTGCTGGGAGGATACGCGCGGCGAAATCAATTCGACAGGGTCGAGGTTTCGCCGGATGGCCACCGGTTAGTGACGACGGCCCAGCTATGGCACTCAGGGATGACCAAATCAATTATCTGTACTGGCTCGGCCCACATCGGAAACAACCATCCGTCGATCATCGGCCCCCAGCTGCTGCGATCGATTGGCGTTCCCGGTGAGATCATCCTTGGCATCCCAGGTGAAAATACGTTTCAGGAAATAGAGTCGCTCGAGGCGTTCCTAGAGGATCCACCGCAGCAGTGGCTGGACCTGGTCGACGCGAAAAATCCGCGTATCGGGTTGGTCACCAGCGCCTATCACATGAAGCGAGCACTCCGTTTGGCAAAAACTCGTGACATCGAATTCATTCCCATTCCGTGCGGTTTCAATGCATCCAATGACGGTTGGACGCCGCGGATGTTGGTTCCGAGTGCCGGAGCGGGACAAAATATGGCAATTGTTTGTAAAACTTTTCTGGCCTATTTGGTGGGTCGTTAG
- a CDS encoding response regulator, with product MSKNLLVVDDHLVIRMGLKAMLEGTDLVVAAEACNAAEAIAEVEKSTPDCVLMDIRMEGGDGLNTLGRLKLDYPDLPIVLYSAYDNPTYIARAVALGAAGYVLKSAPKERLIDALNTAASGESAWTREELRRVTGALATPRLSQDLDVPLTHRESEVLRQMAQGLTNKEIAKMLGISYETVKEHVQHILRKIGVTDRTQAAVWAVRRNLV from the coding sequence ATGAGTAAGAATCTATTAGTGGTGGACGATCACTTGGTGATCCGTATGGGCCTTAAAGCGATGCTTGAAGGCACCGATTTGGTTGTCGCGGCAGAAGCTTGCAATGCAGCCGAAGCAATCGCCGAAGTCGAGAAGTCGACTCCCGATTGCGTCCTGATGGACATTCGGATGGAAGGCGGCGATGGCTTGAATACGCTTGGTCGCTTGAAGCTGGATTACCCCGATCTGCCGATCGTTCTCTACTCGGCTTACGACAATCCCACCTACATCGCTCGCGCGGTTGCCCTGGGCGCGGCGGGCTATGTTCTCAAGTCGGCTCCGAAAGAGCGATTGATCGACGCATTGAACACCGCCGCGAGCGGCGAATCGGCTTGGACCCGCGAAGAACTCCGCCGCGTTACCGGTGCATTGGCAACGCCGCGATTGAGCCAAGACCTGGACGTTCCGTTGACGCATCGCGAAAGCGAAGTCCTGCGTCAAATGGCTCAGGGTTTGACCAATAAAGAGATCGCAAAGATGCTCGGCATCAGCTACGAGACGGTGAAGGAACACGTCCAGCACATCTTGCGAAAGATCGGCGTGACCGATCGAACGCAAGCCGCCGTGTGGGCCGTCCGCCGAAACCTCGTCTGA
- a CDS encoding DNA-directed RNA polymerase subunit alpha C-terminal domain-containing protein, with translation MGTRIPLSRVEEEARLRQERLELSIAEMGLSVRTTNCLEETGIFTVRDLLQATPKRLLSISNFGEKTLGEVYSALEELGFYRPGHRPEQPR, from the coding sequence ATGGGCACTCGAATTCCGCTGAGCCGTGTTGAAGAAGAAGCTCGGCTGCGTCAGGAACGTTTGGAATTGAGCATCGCTGAAATGGGGTTGTCGGTCCGGACGACAAACTGTCTGGAAGAAACCGGCATCTTCACGGTACGCGATCTTCTTCAAGCAACTCCGAAGCGACTGCTTTCGATCAGCAATTTTGGTGAAAAGACACTGGGGGAAGTTTACTCGGCGCTCGAAGAGCTGGGCTTTTATCGCCCGGGTCATCGACCGGAACAGCCGCGTTAA